The Blastococcus sp. HT6-4 genome window below encodes:
- the groL gene encoding chaperonin GroEL (60 kDa chaperone family; promotes refolding of misfolded polypeptides especially under stressful conditions; forms two stacked rings of heptamers to form a barrel-shaped 14mer; ends can be capped by GroES; misfolded proteins enter the barrel where they are refolded when GroES binds) yields MAKIIKFNEDARRGLERGVDKLADAVRVTIGPRGRNVVIDKKFGAPTITNDGVTIAREIDLEDPFENLGAQLAKNVATKTNDVAGDGTTTATVLAQALVHEGMRNVAAGANPMALGRGMRAAVDAVHAALDAAAIPVEKRDAIAGVATISAQDAEVGDLIGEAMERVGKDGVITVEESNTLSTELDVTEGVQFDKGYLSPYFVTDQEAMEAVLDDALVLLVSGKISALADLLPLLEKVLSTGARPLLIVAEDVEGEALSTLVVNSIRKTVKVVAVKSPYFGDRRKAFMADLAVVTGGQVVTEDVGLSLDSVGLEVLGTARRVTVTKDTTTIVDGGGTSEGIGDRVAQIRREIDATDSDWDREKLQERLAKLAGGIGVIRVGAATEVELKERKHRIEDAIAATRAAVEEGVIPGGGSALVHAAAAIDALSLEGDELTGARAVRTALEAPMVQIADNAGFEGRVVVAKVRDLGDGNGFNAATGEYGDLAAQGVIDPVKVTKAALGNAVSIAAMVLTTDSAVVEAPEEEHDHDGAGHHTHGHSHGGHGHSH; encoded by the coding sequence ATGGCAAAGATCATCAAGTTCAACGAGGACGCCCGGCGCGGCCTCGAGCGCGGCGTCGACAAGCTCGCCGATGCGGTGCGGGTGACGATCGGCCCCCGCGGTCGCAACGTCGTCATCGACAAGAAGTTCGGCGCCCCGACCATCACCAACGACGGCGTCACCATCGCCCGCGAGATCGACCTCGAGGACCCCTTCGAGAACCTCGGCGCGCAGCTGGCGAAGAACGTCGCCACCAAGACCAACGACGTCGCCGGTGACGGCACCACCACCGCCACCGTGCTCGCCCAGGCTCTGGTCCACGAGGGCATGCGCAACGTCGCCGCCGGCGCCAACCCGATGGCGCTGGGCCGCGGCATGCGCGCCGCCGTCGACGCGGTGCACGCCGCGCTCGACGCCGCCGCCATCCCGGTCGAGAAGCGCGACGCCATCGCGGGCGTGGCCACCATCTCCGCCCAGGACGCCGAGGTCGGCGACCTGATCGGCGAGGCGATGGAGCGGGTCGGCAAGGACGGCGTCATCACCGTCGAGGAGAGCAACACCCTGAGCACCGAGCTCGACGTCACCGAGGGCGTCCAGTTCGACAAGGGCTACCTCTCGCCGTACTTCGTCACCGACCAGGAGGCCATGGAGGCCGTCCTGGACGACGCCCTCGTCCTGCTGGTCAGCGGCAAGATCAGCGCGCTGGCCGACCTGCTGCCGCTGCTGGAGAAGGTCCTGTCGACCGGTGCCCGGCCGCTGCTGATCGTCGCCGAGGACGTCGAGGGCGAGGCGCTGTCCACCCTGGTCGTCAACTCGATCCGCAAGACGGTCAAGGTCGTCGCGGTGAAGTCGCCCTACTTCGGCGACCGCCGCAAGGCCTTCATGGCCGACCTCGCCGTCGTCACCGGCGGGCAGGTCGTCACCGAGGACGTGGGCCTGTCCCTGGACTCGGTCGGCCTCGAGGTGCTCGGCACCGCCCGCCGGGTCACGGTCACCAAGGACACCACCACGATCGTCGACGGTGGCGGCACCTCCGAGGGGATCGGTGACCGGGTCGCGCAGATCCGCCGCGAGATCGACGCCACCGACTCCGACTGGGACCGCGAGAAGCTGCAGGAGCGGCTGGCCAAGCTGGCCGGCGGCATCGGCGTCATCCGGGTCGGCGCGGCCACCGAGGTGGAGCTCAAGGAGCGCAAGCACCGCATCGAGGACGCCATCGCCGCCACCCGCGCCGCGGTGGAGGAGGGCGTCATCCCCGGCGGTGGCTCCGCGCTGGTGCACGCCGCCGCCGCGATCGATGCCCTGTCGCTCGAGGGTGACGAGCTGACCGGTGCCCGTGCCGTGCGCACGGCCCTGGAGGCCCCGATGGTGCAGATCGCCGACAACGCCGGGTTCGAGGGCCGCGTCGTCGTCGCCAAGGTCCGGGACCTGGGCGACGGGAACGGCTTCAACGCCGCGACCGGTGAGTACGGCGACCTCGCCGCGCAGGGCGTCATCGACCCGGTGAAGGTCACCAAGGCCGCGCTGGGCAACGCCGTCTCGATCGCGGCGATGGTGCTGACCACCGACTCCGCTGTCGTCGAGGCTCCCGAGGAGGAGCACGACCACGACGGTGCCGGGCACCACACGCACGGGCACTCGCACGGCGGTCACGGGCACAGCCACTGA
- the groES gene encoding co-chaperone GroES produces MTTATKVSIKPLEDRVVVQANEAETTTASGLVIPDTAKEKPQEGTVVAVGPGRIDDNGNRVPLDVSVGDVVIYSKYGGTEVKYAGEEYLVLSARDLLAVVEK; encoded by the coding sequence GTGACGACCGCTACCAAGGTCAGCATCAAGCCGCTGGAGGACCGCGTCGTGGTCCAGGCCAACGAGGCCGAGACCACCACCGCCTCCGGTCTGGTCATCCCGGACACCGCCAAGGAGAAGCCCCAGGAGGGCACCGTCGTCGCCGTCGGCCCCGGCCGCATCGACGACAACGGCAACCGCGTCCCGCTCGACGTGAGCGTCGGCGACGTGGTCATCTACTCCAAGTACGGCGGCACCGAGGTCAAGTACGCCGGCGAGGAGTACCTCGTGCTCTCCGCCCGCGACCTGCTCGCCGTCGTGGAGAAGTGA
- a CDS encoding THUMP-like domain-containing protein, translated as MDRPSEEQTAETVRQLRALTTPEGAAALARAAALLAEGVDAVAALTRLRAEVGADLAGPAWGIARQRQKARATFGADADRLLFTGDTLEQAGRPELAARRAARLLAGGADSVADLGCAAGTDTIALARAGARVLAVDLDPVARELTAANVEALGVSDDVWVVAGDAVELVAAARGGEVAGCGAAVLDPARRAGGQRLMDPDRWSPPWSTVALLLDRVPTCVVKVAPGLDHDRVPEGVEAEWVSVGGSIVEALLWGRAVSSTWRRATLVGDGEVHELTADADPGPAPTGPVRGWLHEPDPAAIRSGLMSLVAADLGATLIDPTIAYLSSDARAGSPWVSSYRVDEVLPFNLKKLKALLRERGVGRVVVKKRGSAIEPETLARQVRTDAPGTATVVVTRVAGNPTALVCDVSG; from the coding sequence GTGGACCGGCCATCCGAGGAGCAGACCGCCGAGACGGTGCGCCAGCTGCGCGCGCTGACGACCCCGGAGGGCGCGGCGGCGCTGGCGCGCGCGGCGGCGCTGCTGGCCGAGGGGGTCGATGCGGTGGCCGCGCTGACGCGGCTGCGCGCCGAGGTGGGCGCGGACCTCGCCGGCCCGGCGTGGGGCATCGCCCGCCAGCGGCAGAAGGCACGGGCGACGTTCGGGGCCGATGCGGACCGCTTGCTGTTCACCGGCGACACCCTCGAGCAGGCCGGTCGTCCCGAGCTCGCCGCCCGGCGCGCGGCCCGGCTGCTCGCCGGGGGCGCCGACTCCGTCGCCGACCTCGGGTGCGCCGCGGGCACCGACACGATCGCGCTCGCCCGCGCCGGTGCGCGGGTGCTCGCCGTCGACCTCGACCCGGTCGCCCGCGAGCTGACCGCCGCCAACGTCGAGGCGCTCGGGGTCTCCGACGACGTCTGGGTCGTCGCCGGGGACGCGGTCGAGCTCGTGGCGGCCGCCCGCGGTGGCGAGGTGGCCGGCTGCGGCGCCGCCGTCCTGGACCCCGCCCGCCGCGCCGGCGGGCAGCGGCTGATGGACCCCGACCGCTGGTCGCCCCCGTGGTCGACCGTCGCACTGCTGCTCGACCGGGTGCCGACGTGCGTGGTGAAGGTGGCCCCGGGGCTCGACCACGACCGCGTGCCCGAGGGCGTCGAGGCGGAGTGGGTGTCGGTCGGCGGGTCGATCGTCGAGGCGCTGCTGTGGGGCCGCGCGGTGTCCTCGACGTGGCGGCGGGCGACCCTGGTCGGCGACGGCGAGGTGCACGAGCTGACCGCCGACGCCGACCCCGGCCCGGCCCCCACCGGGCCGGTGCGCGGATGGCTGCACGAGCCCGATCCGGCGGCCATCCGGTCGGGACTGATGTCACTGGTGGCCGCGGACCTGGGCGCGACGCTGATCGACCCGACGATCGCCTACCTGAGCTCCGACGCCCGTGCCGGATCGCCCTGGGTCAGCTCCTACCGGGTCGACGAGGTCCTGCCGTTCAACCTCAAGAAGCTCAAGGCGCTGCTGCGCGAGCGCGGGGTCGGCCGCGTGGTGGTGAAGAAGCGCGGCTCGGCGATCGAGCCGGAGACGCTCGCCCGCCAGGTGCGCACCGACGCCCCCGGGACGGCGACCGTCGTCGTCACCCGCGTCGCCGGGAACCCGACCGCACTGGTGTGCGACGTCAGCGGCTGA
- the tsaD gene encoding tRNA (adenosine(37)-N6)-threonylcarbamoyltransferase complex transferase subunit TsaD yields the protein MQEPVVLGFETSCDETGVGIVRGHTLLADALATSVAEHERFGGVVPEIASRAHLEAMVPTVHRALADAGLRASDVDAVAVTSGPGLTGALLVGVAAAKAYALALGKPLYGVNHLAAHVAVDELQHGPLAEPSIAMLVSGGHSSLLLVPDLAQEVQSLGRTIDDAAGEAFDKVARVLGLPFPGGPPIDRAAREGDRAAIAFPRGLTGPRDPVYDFSFSGLKTAVARWVEARERAGESVPVADVAASFQEAVADVLTAKAVRACRDHGVDHLVLGGGVAANSRLRALAEERCAKAGIVLRVPSPKLCTDNGAMVAALGSRLVAAGVAPSAPDLGADSSLPIDVVSR from the coding sequence ATGCAGGAACCGGTCGTGCTCGGCTTCGAGACCTCGTGCGACGAGACGGGCGTGGGCATCGTCCGCGGGCACACGCTGCTCGCCGACGCGCTGGCGACCTCGGTGGCCGAGCACGAGCGCTTCGGGGGCGTCGTCCCGGAGATCGCCTCCCGCGCGCACCTGGAGGCGATGGTGCCCACCGTGCACCGCGCCCTGGCCGACGCCGGCCTCCGGGCCTCCGACGTCGACGCGGTGGCGGTCACGAGCGGCCCGGGGCTGACCGGGGCCCTGCTCGTGGGCGTCGCCGCCGCGAAGGCCTACGCGCTGGCGCTGGGCAAGCCGCTGTACGGGGTCAACCACCTGGCCGCGCACGTCGCCGTCGACGAGCTGCAGCACGGGCCGCTGGCCGAGCCATCGATCGCGATGCTCGTCTCCGGCGGCCACAGCTCGCTGCTGCTCGTGCCGGACCTGGCGCAGGAGGTGCAGTCGCTCGGCCGCACCATCGACGACGCGGCCGGCGAGGCGTTCGACAAGGTCGCCCGCGTGCTGGGCCTCCCGTTCCCCGGCGGCCCGCCGATCGACCGGGCGGCCCGCGAGGGCGACCGGGCGGCGATCGCGTTCCCCCGCGGGCTCACCGGCCCCCGGGACCCGGTCTACGACTTCTCGTTCTCCGGCCTCAAGACCGCCGTCGCGCGGTGGGTGGAGGCCCGGGAGCGCGCCGGGGAGTCGGTGCCGGTCGCCGACGTCGCGGCGTCGTTCCAGGAGGCGGTGGCCGACGTGCTCACCGCCAAGGCGGTGCGCGCCTGCCGCGACCACGGGGTCGACCACCTGGTGCTCGGCGGGGGAGTGGCGGCCAACTCCCGGCTCCGTGCGCTCGCCGAGGAGCGCTGCGCGAAGGCCGGCATCGTGCTGCGCGTGCCCAGCCCCAAGCTGTGCACCGACAACGGCGCGATGGTGGCGGCGCTGGGGTCGCGGCTGGTCGCCGCCGGCGTCGCGCCGTCGGCCCCCGACCTGGGCGCGGACAGCTCGCTGCCGATCGACGTCGTCAGCCGCTGA
- the rimI gene encoding ribosomal protein S18-alanine N-acetyltransferase, giving the protein MTRLRPMRLADLPAVMALEEELFAPDTWTAAMYRDELAQTDTRHYLVADDDDGAVVGYAGLIAYDDEAHVATIGVTGARQGRGLGALLLDALLAEADRRRSPVVLLEVRADNDVAQGLYRRRGFTEIGRRPKYYQPSGTDAVVMRRERPAGATRDGEKP; this is encoded by the coding sequence GTGACCCGGCTCCGGCCGATGCGGCTGGCCGACCTGCCGGCGGTGATGGCGCTCGAGGAGGAGCTCTTCGCCCCCGACACCTGGACGGCGGCGATGTACCGCGACGAGCTGGCGCAGACCGACACCCGCCACTACCTCGTGGCCGACGACGACGACGGCGCCGTCGTGGGCTACGCCGGGCTGATCGCCTACGACGACGAGGCGCACGTCGCCACGATCGGCGTCACGGGGGCGCGGCAGGGCCGGGGCCTCGGTGCCCTGCTGCTCGACGCCCTCCTGGCCGAGGCCGACCGGCGGCGCAGCCCCGTGGTGCTGCTGGAGGTCCGCGCCGACAACGACGTCGCCCAGGGGCTCTACCGGCGGCGCGGGTTCACCGAGATCGGCCGGCGCCCGAAGTACTACCAACCGAGCGGCACCGATGCCGTGGTGATGAGGCGGGAGCGCCCCGCGGGAGCGACCCGGGACGGAGAGAAGCCGTGA
- the tsaB gene encoding tRNA (adenosine(37)-N6)-threonylcarbamoyltransferase complex dimerization subunit type 1 TsaB, translated as MLVLALDTATPTLVAGLARWSADHGTTVLAERAVPSGTKHAELLTPAVQGVLADAGLALADLEAVVTGLGPGPFTGLRVGVVTAAALADARGLPVVGVCSLDAVGSGARTVVTDARRKEVYWAAYDASGARTEGPAVVRPEELGLPGPFVGDPAFAARLGADVRAADVTTEGLLRAAGPQLADPSSAAPLVPLYLRRPDAVPPTSIKPVTQ; from the coding sequence GTGCTGGTCCTCGCGCTCGACACCGCCACCCCGACGCTCGTCGCCGGCCTGGCGCGGTGGTCGGCCGACCACGGCACCACGGTGCTCGCCGAGCGTGCCGTCCCGTCGGGGACGAAGCACGCCGAGCTGCTGACACCCGCGGTCCAGGGCGTGCTCGCCGACGCGGGCCTCGCGCTCGCCGACCTCGAGGCGGTCGTCACCGGTCTCGGGCCCGGGCCGTTCACGGGGCTCCGGGTCGGTGTCGTCACCGCCGCCGCACTCGCCGACGCCCGGGGCCTCCCGGTGGTCGGGGTGTGCTCCCTGGACGCCGTGGGGTCCGGCGCCCGCACGGTCGTCACCGACGCCCGGCGCAAGGAGGTCTACTGGGCCGCCTACGACGCGAGCGGGGCGCGCACCGAGGGGCCGGCCGTCGTCCGGCCGGAGGAGCTCGGGCTGCCGGGGCCGTTCGTCGGCGACCCGGCGTTCGCCGCGCGGCTGGGCGCCGACGTGCGCGCGGCGGACGTGACCACCGAGGGGCTGCTGCGCGCCGCCGGTCCCCAGCTGGCCGACCCGTCGTCGGCCGCGCCCCTGGTGCCGCTGTACCTGCGCCGTCCGGACGCGGTGCCGCCGACGTCGATCAAGCCGGTGACGCAGTGA
- a CDS encoding GNAT family N-acetyltransferase, translating into MGRRVELVALSPTALRALAVGDLTAAEAAAPVPLSPYLAGDECRWVWGVRAEQVLADPSSAPWITRVVHDPERQLSVGRAGFHGPPDAAGMVEVGYSIDPAHRRQGYARAALRALLAWAADEPAVTTVRASVAPSNTASLDLVLAEGFVAVGEQVDEEDGLEIVHEVAAGTRLR; encoded by the coding sequence GTGGGCCGCCGGGTGGAGCTGGTCGCGCTGAGCCCGACCGCGCTCCGCGCGCTCGCCGTCGGGGACCTGACCGCGGCCGAGGCGGCAGCCCCGGTGCCCCTGAGTCCCTACCTCGCCGGCGACGAGTGCCGCTGGGTCTGGGGCGTCCGGGCCGAGCAGGTGCTCGCGGACCCGTCCAGCGCACCCTGGATCACCCGGGTGGTCCACGACCCGGAGCGGCAGTTGTCCGTCGGCCGGGCCGGGTTCCACGGCCCGCCGGACGCCGCGGGCATGGTGGAGGTCGGCTACTCCATCGATCCGGCGCACCGGCGGCAGGGGTACGCGCGAGCGGCGCTGCGCGCCCTGCTGGCGTGGGCGGCCGACGAGCCGGCGGTGACCACCGTGCGCGCCTCGGTCGCGCCGTCGAACACGGCATCCCTGGATCTGGTGCTCGCCGAGGGGTTCGTGGCCGTCGGCGAGCAGGTCGACGAGGAGGACGGTCTCGAGATCGTCCACGAGGTGGCCGCCGGCACTCGCCTACGCTGA
- the tsaE gene encoding tRNA (adenosine(37)-N6)-threonylcarbamoyltransferase complex ATPase subunit type 1 TsaE has protein sequence MNREHVLPELADTHALGEALAVLARPGDLLVLVGPLGAGKTALTQGIGVGLGLREPVTSPTFVIARVHRGGRIPLVHVDAYRLGGHADVDDLDLDASTDESVTVVEWGQGLVEQLADEHLEVRLDRREDDVRTALLVPHGPSWAARLDGS, from the coding sequence GTGAACCGCGAGCACGTGCTGCCCGAGCTCGCCGACACCCACGCCCTGGGCGAGGCGCTGGCCGTCCTCGCGCGCCCCGGTGACCTGCTGGTGCTCGTCGGTCCCCTGGGCGCGGGCAAGACGGCCCTCACCCAGGGCATCGGCGTCGGGCTCGGCCTCCGGGAGCCGGTCACCTCGCCCACGTTCGTCATCGCCCGGGTGCACCGCGGCGGTCGCATCCCGCTGGTGCACGTCGACGCCTACCGGCTCGGTGGCCACGCCGACGTCGACGACCTGGACCTGGATGCCTCGACCGACGAATCGGTGACCGTCGTCGAGTGGGGGCAGGGGCTGGTCGAGCAGCTGGCCGACGAGCACCTCGAGGTGCGGCTGGACCGGCGCGAGGACGACGTCCGCACGGCCCTGCTGGTGCCGCACGGCCCCAGCTGGGCGGCCCGGCTCGACGGGAGCTGA
- a CDS encoding uracil-DNA glycosylase — MAAPRPPRLDAAADEVARTAAAAPDWAALATAARGCLACPELAAARQHVVIGDLPRSGRARFVLVGEAPGATEDETGRPFVGKSGALLDQLLAEAGLSRTEAAVLNIVKCRPPGNRTPKAPEVARCSGWLRRQLELLDTPVVVALGLSSAKWFLGPRTVLGAVRGRPHDVDGRAVWATYHPSAAIRFGPNGAPRAGLLADLTAVAGSLEEVA; from the coding sequence GTGGCCGCACCCCGCCCGCCGAGGCTCGACGCCGCCGCCGACGAGGTGGCCCGCACGGCTGCGGCCGCCCCCGACTGGGCGGCCCTGGCCACCGCGGCACGTGGCTGCCTGGCCTGCCCAGAGCTCGCGGCCGCCCGGCAGCACGTCGTCATCGGGGACCTCCCGCGCAGCGGCCGGGCCCGGTTCGTGCTGGTGGGCGAGGCGCCCGGCGCGACCGAGGACGAGACCGGCCGGCCGTTCGTCGGGAAGTCGGGGGCGCTGCTGGACCAGTTGCTGGCCGAGGCCGGGCTGTCGCGGACCGAGGCGGCCGTGCTCAACATCGTGAAGTGCCGGCCGCCGGGCAACCGCACGCCGAAGGCGCCCGAGGTGGCGCGGTGCAGCGGCTGGCTCCGCCGCCAGCTGGAGCTCCTCGACACCCCCGTCGTCGTGGCGCTCGGGCTCTCCTCGGCCAAGTGGTTCCTCGGCCCGCGCACGGTGCTCGGCGCGGTCCGCGGGCGTCCGCACGACGTCGACGGCCGCGCCGTCTGGGCCACCTACCACCCGTCGGCCGCCATCCGGTTCGGTCCGAACGGCGCCCCCCGCGCGGGGCTGCTGGCCGATCTGACCGCCGTCGCCGGGTCGCTGGAGGAGGTCGCGTGA
- a CDS encoding alpha/beta hydrolase — protein sequence MARARPAAGKHPRGHTAGVLGAVVGLAAAGTAAGVAVSRIAARRVRAAELGPAAEIAQGLTEAQLRHADPLGADARPADRTALVQADDGVLLAVEEIGPRDAPLTVVFVHGYTLSMASWAFQRRTLAAELATANGHRPLARLVFYDQRGHGSSGRGPSENSTIEQLARDLVAVLDARVPRGPVVLVGHSMGGMTIMGAAALRPELFGTRIAGTALISTSSGNLAELDFGLPELLTRVRSAVLPVAAWTMRRRPAFAERTRRVAADLVSAATRSLSFGSADVDPALSRYVDAMIAGTPVDVIAEFYSALAGLDETGRLEPLRRVPTLVLTGDEDKMIPKGHSDLIVERLPDAEYVVVPGSGHMVTLEAPDEVSRALTGLLRRVAAARAATPD from the coding sequence ATGGCGCGCGCACGGCCGGCCGCCGGCAAGCACCCCCGCGGGCACACCGCCGGGGTCCTCGGCGCGGTCGTCGGCCTGGCCGCCGCCGGCACCGCGGCCGGGGTCGCCGTCAGCCGGATCGCCGCGCGGCGGGTCCGGGCCGCCGAGCTCGGGCCGGCCGCCGAGATCGCGCAGGGCCTGACCGAGGCGCAGCTGCGCCACGCCGATCCGCTCGGCGCCGACGCCCGCCCCGCCGACCGCACGGCGCTGGTCCAGGCCGACGACGGCGTCCTGCTTGCCGTGGAGGAGATCGGCCCCCGGGACGCCCCGCTGACCGTCGTCTTCGTGCACGGCTACACGCTCTCGATGGCCTCGTGGGCGTTCCAGCGACGCACGCTGGCCGCCGAGCTGGCCACCGCCAACGGGCACCGGCCCCTGGCCCGGCTGGTGTTCTACGACCAGCGCGGCCACGGATCGTCCGGCCGGGGGCCGTCCGAGAACTCGACCATCGAGCAGCTCGCCCGCGATCTCGTCGCGGTCCTGGATGCCCGGGTTCCCCGTGGCCCGGTCGTGCTGGTCGGGCACTCCATGGGTGGCATGACGATCATGGGGGCGGCGGCGCTGCGGCCGGAGCTGTTCGGTACCCGGATCGCCGGAACGGCGCTGATCTCCACCTCCAGCGGGAACCTGGCCGAGCTGGACTTCGGCCTCCCCGAGCTGCTCACCCGGGTGCGCTCGGCGGTGCTTCCGGTCGCGGCGTGGACGATGCGGCGGCGTCCGGCGTTCGCCGAGCGCACCCGGCGCGTCGCCGCCGACCTGGTGTCCGCCGCGACCCGTTCGCTGTCGTTCGGCTCGGCCGACGTCGACCCCGCGCTGAGCCGGTACGTGGACGCGATGATCGCCGGCACCCCGGTCGACGTCATCGCGGAGTTCTACTCGGCGCTGGCGGGTCTGGACGAGACCGGGCGGCTGGAGCCGCTGCGCCGGGTCCCGACGCTGGTCCTCACCGGCGACGAGGACAAGATGATCCCGAAGGGGCACAGCGACCTGATCGTGGAGCGGTTGCCGGATGCCGAGTACGTCGTCGTCCCCGGGTCCGGGCACATGGTCACGCTGGAGGCGCCGGACGAGGTGAGCCGCGCGCTCACCGGCCTGCTGCGCCGCGTGGCGGCCGCGCGGGCGGCGACCCCGGACTAG
- the alr gene encoding alanine racemase, which produces MTNGTGAEVVVDLDAIAANTAVLRERVGRPLMAVVKADGYGHGLVPAARAALAGGADQLGVAVLHEALALRAAGVTAPVLAWLNGPGADFAAALEADVEVSVNDLRGLADVVAAARATGRTARLHLCVDTGLSREGAAVADWPDLVAAAARARADGDVEVVGLWSHMAYADAPTHPTIGAQVRVFEEAVAIAHAAGLTGARRHLANSAATVALPETWFDMVRPGVAVYGLDPLGGNAADHGLRPAMTVRAGVALTKRVAAGAGVSYGHTYATPAETTLALVPVGYADGVPRAAGNQAPVLVAGAQRTIAGRVCMDQFVLDVGDATVAAGDEVVLWGPGDQGEPTAQQWADATGTIHYELVTRIGGRFGRRYVGSAGAV; this is translated from the coding sequence GTGACGAACGGGACCGGGGCCGAGGTGGTCGTCGACCTCGACGCCATCGCCGCGAACACCGCGGTGCTGCGGGAGCGGGTCGGCCGCCCGCTCATGGCGGTGGTCAAGGCCGACGGCTACGGGCACGGTCTGGTGCCGGCGGCGCGGGCGGCGCTGGCCGGCGGGGCCGACCAGCTGGGCGTCGCCGTGCTGCACGAGGCGCTGGCCCTGCGCGCGGCCGGGGTCACCGCGCCGGTGCTCGCCTGGCTGAACGGGCCCGGCGCCGACTTCGCCGCGGCGCTGGAGGCCGACGTCGAGGTCTCGGTCAACGACCTCCGGGGCCTGGCCGATGTGGTCGCGGCCGCCCGGGCCACGGGCCGCACCGCCCGGCTGCACCTGTGCGTCGACACCGGGCTCTCCCGCGAGGGCGCGGCCGTCGCGGACTGGCCGGACCTGGTCGCCGCGGCGGCGCGGGCCCGGGCGGACGGCGACGTCGAGGTCGTCGGGCTGTGGAGCCACATGGCCTACGCCGACGCGCCGACCCACCCCACGATCGGCGCGCAGGTACGGGTGTTCGAGGAGGCCGTCGCGATCGCGCACGCCGCCGGGCTCACCGGGGCCCGCCGGCACCTGGCCAACTCCGCGGCCACGGTGGCGCTGCCCGAGACCTGGTTCGACATGGTGCGGCCCGGCGTCGCCGTCTACGGGCTCGACCCGCTCGGCGGGAACGCCGCCGACCACGGCCTCCGTCCGGCGATGACAGTGCGGGCCGGGGTGGCGCTGACCAAACGGGTGGCGGCCGGTGCCGGCGTGTCCTACGGGCACACCTACGCGACCCCGGCCGAGACGACGCTGGCGCTGGTGCCGGTCGGCTACGCCGACGGGGTGCCCCGGGCCGCCGGCAACCAGGCCCCGGTGCTCGTGGCCGGGGCGCAGCGCACGATCGCCGGCCGGGTGTGCATGGACCAGTTCGTCCTCGACGTCGGCGACGCCACGGTGGCGGCCGGCGACGAGGTGGTGCTCTGGGGGCCGGGCGACCAGGGTGAGCCCACCGCCCAGCAGTGGGCCGACGCGACCGGCACCATCCACTACGAGCTGGTCACCCGCATCGGCGGCCGGTTCGGCCGCCGCTACGTCGGCTCGGCGGGAGCCGTCTGA